One stretch of Wolbachia endosymbiont of Armadillidium arcangelii DNA includes these proteins:
- a CDS encoding methyltransferase domain-containing protein gives MKSNLSFIKNVVLNCISKLTSVLNIKKVRDLIMDKYNTLYKEIVVLLEKSKNLLNTNIEIGLYHFYKGNISDAKLRFWLISIFHPNSPIIWYNIGRCHFAVGNTNKAYNYLTKTLKLDSSYEEASYYIKKITNTSDIIELPENLIKQYFDYTGEYFVEHWLIAKQYRGHELVHMIITKVFNNSTSELNILDLGCGTGICGHFLKINNVRSCTTGVDISNRMLNIARGCLIKGKPVYNELIHMEMKEFLKQEKSQQYDVIIFAEVLHYLYDFRAELELAKGLTNKKGVIVCLVRRKEGKGIDFINKGDYFRHSEDYIHHVAREINMQISHMSYCKIYGSQVDGILFALQHP, from the coding sequence ATGAAAAGTAATCTCTCTTTTATAAAAAACGTTGTTTTAAATTGTATATCTAAGCTTACTAGTGTATTAAATATTAAGAAAGTAAGAGATTTGATTATGGATAAATATAATACTCTCTATAAAGAAATCGTAGTGCTTCTTGAAAAATCTAAAAACCTGTTAAATACCAACATTGAAATCGGTTTATATCACTTTTATAAAGGTAATATATCAGATGCAAAGTTAAGATTTTGGTTAATTAGCATATTCCACCCCAATTCACCTATAATCTGGTATAATATTGGAAGATGTCATTTTGCAGTAGGAAATACTAACAAAGCTTATAATTATTTAACAAAAACGCTAAAATTAGATAGTAGTTATGAAGAAGCTTCTTACTACATAAAAAAAATAACAAACACATCAGATATTATAGAATTGCCTGAAAATCTCATAAAGCAATATTTCGATTACACAGGTGAATATTTTGTTGAGCATTGGCTGATTGCCAAACAATACAGAGGGCATGAACTCGTACACATGATAATTACAAAAGTCTTTAACAACTCCACTTCTGAACTAAATATACTTGATCTTGGTTGCGGTACTGGAATATGTGGTCATTTCCTAAAAATAAATAATGTCAGAAGTTGTACAACGGGAGTTGACATCTCAAATAGAATGCTAAATATTGCAAGAGGATGCCTTATAAAAGGTAAACCTGTTTACAATGAGTTAATACATATGGAAATGAAAGAGTTTCTTAAACAGGAGAAGAGCCAGCAGTACGATGTAATTATCTTTGCTGAAGTACTACATTATCTATATGATTTTCGAGCAGAATTGGAATTAGCAAAAGGATTGACAAACAAAAAAGGGGTTATTGTATGTTTGGTAAGAAGAAAAGAAGGTAAAGGTATTGACTTTATAAACAAAGGAGATTATTTTCGTCATTCGGAAGACTACATTCACCATGTTGCAAGAGAAATAAACATGCAAATAAGTCATATGAGTTATTGTAAAATATATGGCAGTCAGGTTGACGGTATCTTGTTTGCATTACAGCATCCATAA
- the rnpA gene encoding ribonuclease P protein component, which produces MEHKKKDFSSVFKNKLAFNSSFYRGFYISLYAKKEEEPEKYVNTIRIGLAISKKVEKAAKRNKIKRQLRMLAKISILNISNVGYYYIILTHKNIMQAGYKNLQKDLTICLKKIK; this is translated from the coding sequence ATCGAGCATAAAAAAAAAGATTTTTCTTCTGTTTTTAAAAATAAGTTAGCATTTAACAGTTCTTTTTATCGCGGATTTTACATATCGCTATATGCCAAAAAAGAAGAAGAACCTGAAAAGTATGTTAACACTATTAGAATAGGTCTAGCTATTAGTAAAAAAGTCGAAAAAGCAGCAAAAAGAAATAAAATAAAAAGGCAATTACGAATGCTCGCTAAAATTAGCATTTTAAATATAAGTAATGTAGGATACTACTACATAATACTAACTCATAAAAACATTATGCAAGCAGGTTATAAAAATTTACAAAAAGATCTAACTATTTGCTTAAAAAAGATAAAATAA
- the rpmH gene encoding 50S ribosomal protein L34 gives MSTKRTFQPSKLIRKRRHGFRSRMATRAGKAILNRRRSLGCKKLCA, from the coding sequence ATGAGCACAAAAAGAACATTCCAACCAAGCAAATTGATAAGAAAGCGTAGGCATGGGTTTCGTTCACGCATGGCAACAAGAGCTGGAAAAGCAATCCTTAATAGGCGTCGTTCATTAGGATGTAAAAAATTATGCGCATAA
- the pstC gene encoding phosphate ABC transporter permease subunit PstC has protein sequence MNLIIGVPVLLILLFCLSRFQTVSKVKSYIYLSCMWMLPWLLALYDGYFITSISIALLFFMLIFIFKDKRNKMVKFLLFMALAISLFITLFIMLSIFIQSINFFNKVAISKFLFCLKWNHNVAIIGKGEVGYFGIAPLLVGTLLITVVAMLVVVPLGLLSAIYISEYASKKARYVVNTILQVLSAIPTIVYGYFSVVFLSLFVRKVANFFELSIHSESALVAGLSIGVMILPFIISLLEDAIRSVPKSLRYGFMALGATPAETIWHITIPYAMPTILSAILLSISRVIGETMIVLMAVGINANLTFNPLNSITTITVQIATLLTGDQDFNSVQTLAAYALSLVLFIITWLLNAFALFIMKRN, from the coding sequence ATGAATTTAATTATAGGTGTACCTGTTTTACTAATCCTTTTATTTTGTTTGAGTAGATTTCAAACAGTAAGTAAAGTTAAGTCTTATATATATTTGAGTTGTATGTGGATGCTACCTTGGTTGTTAGCACTCTATGATGGTTATTTTATAACTTCTATTTCTATAGCGTTACTTTTTTTTATGCTGATTTTTATCTTTAAGGATAAAAGAAATAAGATGGTAAAATTTTTGTTATTTATGGCTTTAGCCATATCACTTTTTATCACTTTATTTATAATGCTATCTATTTTTATTCAGTCCATTAATTTTTTTAATAAAGTAGCTATTTCAAAATTCTTATTTTGTTTAAAATGGAACCACAATGTAGCTATTATCGGCAAAGGAGAGGTGGGGTATTTTGGTATAGCACCACTTTTAGTAGGGACATTACTTATAACTGTTGTAGCAATGTTAGTTGTGGTCCCGCTTGGTTTACTTTCTGCAATATATATTAGCGAATATGCAAGCAAGAAAGCGCGTTACGTTGTTAATACTATTTTACAAGTTTTATCTGCTATTCCTACGATTGTGTATGGATATTTCTCAGTTGTATTTTTATCCTTATTTGTGAGGAAGGTAGCTAATTTTTTTGAGTTAAGTATACACTCAGAAAGTGCCTTAGTTGCTGGTTTATCAATTGGGGTAATGATTCTTCCTTTTATTATTTCTTTACTCGAAGATGCTATAAGATCTGTTCCAAAAAGTTTACGTTATGGTTTTATGGCGCTTGGTGCAACTCCAGCGGAAACTATATGGCATATAACAATACCTTATGCAATGCCTACAATTTTAAGTGCAATTTTATTATCGATTTCAAGAGTGATAGGTGAAACAATGATTGTGCTAATGGCTGTGGGAATTAATGCAAATTTGACTTTTAATCCTCTTAATTCAATTACTACGATTACTGTGCAAATTGCTACATTGCTTACCGGAGATCAGGATTTCAATAGTGTGCAAACTCTTGCTGCTTATGCGCTTAGTTTGGTGCTGTTTATTATTACTTGGCTATTGAATGCATTTGCATTGTTTATAATGAAGCGTAACTAG
- the atpD gene encoding F0F1 ATP synthase subunit beta codes for MDTGKVVKITQAVVDLRFEGGLPKIFDALKSKLKYKGKELVLEVSQHIGDNIVRCIAMDSTDGMSRGDEFVDTGAPISVPVGRSTLGRIFNVVGELIDECGPLKGKYDLEPIHRSPPSFTEQKIQEEVLVTGIKVIDFLAPYLKGGKIGLFGGAGVGKTVLIMELINNIAKAHKGFSVFAGVGERTREGNDLYNEMITSNVIDINEHEKSQAVLVYGQMNEPPGARARVALTALTMAEYFRDRENQDVLFFVDNIFRFTQAGSELSALLGRIPSAVGYQPTLATDMGAMQERIASTTAGSITSIQAIYVPADDLTDPAPATTFSHLDATTVLSRQIAEMGIYPAVDPLDSTSQSLSAEIIGEEHYNVASEVKRILQTYKSLQDIIAILGMDELSDEDKIVVDRARKIQKFLSQPFHVAEVFTGMSGKFVSLSDTISSFKGIIEGKYDHLPEAAFYMVGSIGEAIEKAESIKAEVGAKH; via the coding sequence ATGGATACAGGTAAAGTAGTTAAAATAACTCAAGCAGTTGTTGATTTAAGATTTGAAGGCGGATTACCTAAGATATTTGATGCTTTAAAAAGCAAATTAAAATATAAGGGCAAGGAGCTAGTTTTAGAGGTTTCACAGCATATAGGTGACAATATAGTCCGTTGTATTGCTATGGATAGCACAGATGGTATGTCAAGAGGTGACGAATTTGTTGATACAGGTGCACCAATATCAGTTCCGGTTGGACGTTCAACTTTAGGAAGGATCTTTAATGTTGTGGGAGAGCTTATAGATGAGTGTGGTCCGCTGAAAGGAAAGTATGATTTAGAACCTATACATAGATCACCTCCAAGTTTTACTGAGCAGAAGATACAGGAAGAAGTTTTAGTTACAGGAATAAAGGTTATAGATTTTCTTGCACCTTATCTTAAAGGAGGAAAAATCGGCTTATTTGGTGGAGCTGGTGTTGGTAAAACAGTTCTGATAATGGAATTAATTAATAATATAGCAAAAGCTCATAAAGGATTTTCCGTATTTGCCGGAGTAGGGGAGAGAACGCGTGAAGGTAATGATCTTTATAATGAGATGATCACTTCGAATGTAATAGATATAAATGAGCACGAAAAATCTCAAGCCGTTTTGGTTTATGGTCAAATGAATGAGCCTCCTGGAGCAAGGGCTAGAGTTGCTTTAACGGCGCTAACTATGGCGGAGTATTTTCGTGATCGTGAAAACCAAGATGTTCTATTTTTTGTAGATAATATCTTCCGTTTCACTCAAGCTGGCTCTGAACTTTCTGCTTTACTTGGAAGAATACCATCAGCTGTTGGTTATCAGCCAACTCTTGCAACTGATATGGGCGCTATGCAAGAGAGAATAGCCTCAACTACTGCTGGTTCTATTACTTCTATACAGGCTATATATGTTCCTGCGGATGATTTGACTGATCCAGCTCCAGCAACTACATTTTCTCATCTTGATGCCACCACAGTATTGTCAAGACAAATAGCTGAAATGGGCATATATCCTGCTGTTGATCCACTTGATTCAACTTCTCAGTCTTTATCTGCTGAAATCATTGGTGAGGAACATTATAATGTGGCTTCTGAGGTGAAACGTATATTGCAAACTTATAAGTCGCTGCAAGATATTATCGCAATACTTGGTATGGATGAACTATCTGATGAAGATAAAATTGTTGTTGATAGAGCTCGTAAAATTCAGAAGTTTCTTTCTCAACCTTTTCATGTTGCGGAGGTATTTACTGGCATGTCTGGCAAATTTGTTTCACTTTCTGATACTATTTCCAGTTTTAAAGGAATTATTGAAGGTAAATATGACCATCTGCCAGAAGCTGCGTTTTATATGGTAGGAAGTATAGGTGAAGCAATAGAAAAGGCTGAGTCGATAAAAGCTGAAGTTGGAGCTAAGCATTAA
- a CDS encoding F0F1 ATP synthase subunit epsilon, which produces MNTFKVQFFSPDNKISFDEVVSLSVSGLEGELMILAYYSPYLIYLLPGIITAQMNNQTKKKVVIDSGILEVANNNCSIVTNQIQVFDHLTHDEESLKNKRVGIYLNYLDEKFLS; this is translated from the coding sequence ATGAACACTTTTAAGGTGCAATTTTTTTCTCCTGATAATAAAATTTCATTTGATGAAGTAGTTTCTCTTTCAGTGAGTGGGCTTGAGGGGGAGTTGATGATTTTAGCTTACTATTCTCCTTACTTAATTTATTTATTGCCTGGTATAATTACTGCTCAAATGAATAACCAGACAAAGAAAAAAGTTGTAATTGACAGTGGTATATTAGAGGTTGCGAATAATAATTGTAGCATTGTAACAAATCAAATTCAGGTTTTTGATCACTTGACTCATGATGAGGAATCATTAAAAAATAAGAGAGTTGGTATATATTTAAATTATCTTGATGAGAAGTTTCTTTCTTAG
- the fsa gene encoding fructose-6-phosphate aldolase — translation MEIFLDSVDLNEIKELKEFVDGITTNPSLIAKSGHKDKYEDLVSEICSIIKGPVSVEVVASSHEDMIKEGLKLAEIASNIVVKLPLTHEGLISCKKLWTEHKIPANITLCFSPGQALFAAKASACFVSPFVGRLDDISYDGLSLIKDICTIYSNYSFKTKVLVASVRSPAHVIEAAKLGANSITAPAKVLRQLINHPLTDQGVAIFEKDWGIKQ, via the coding sequence ATGGAAATTTTTCTTGATAGCGTTGATTTGAATGAAATTAAGGAGCTAAAAGAGTTCGTTGATGGCATAACAACTAATCCTTCTTTGATAGCGAAATCTGGGCATAAAGATAAATACGAAGATTTAGTAAGTGAAATATGCTCTATTATAAAAGGGCCTGTTAGTGTTGAAGTTGTTGCAAGTAGCCATGAAGATATGATTAAGGAAGGCCTTAAATTAGCGGAAATCGCTAGTAATATCGTAGTAAAGTTACCCCTTACACATGAAGGATTAATTTCTTGTAAAAAGTTGTGGACAGAGCATAAAATACCTGCTAATATCACATTATGTTTTTCTCCTGGACAAGCACTGTTTGCCGCTAAGGCCAGTGCTTGTTTTGTTTCTCCCTTTGTTGGCCGTCTTGATGATATAAGCTATGATGGCTTATCGCTAATAAAAGATATATGCACTATATATTCTAATTATAGTTTCAAAACAAAAGTTCTTGTTGCATCAGTAAGAAGCCCAGCACATGTGATAGAAGCTGCAAAACTTGGTGCTAATTCAATTACTGCACCAGCAAAAGTACTTAGACAGTTAATTAATCATCCACTTACTGATCAAGGGGTCGCAATATTTGAAAAAGATTGGGGCATAAAACAATAA
- a CDS encoding NADH-quinone oxidoreductase subunit D: MPDLKTMMLNFGPQHPAAHGVLRLVLEMDGEVIERADPHIGLLHRGTEKLIEHKTYLQALPYFDRLDYVSPMSQEHAYSLCVEKLLQCEIPIRAKYLRVLFCELTRILNHLLNVSSQALDVGAMTPLLWLFEEREKILEFYERASGARFHAAYIRPGGVAADIPEGLIEDIAKFIEQFPKYIDDVDELLTENRIWKQRTVGISEISIKQALDWGFSGPMLRAAGLAWDLRKSQSYEIYDWLDFDIPIGQNGDCYDRYLVRMAEIRQSISLVKQCIEKMPEGPIKTEDRKISPPPRAEMKTSMEAMIHHFKLYSEGYHVPAGEAYTAVEAPKGEFGVYIVSDGTNRPYRCRIRAPGFAHLQALDFMAKGHMLADVAAIIGSLDIVFGEIDR, translated from the coding sequence ATGCCCGATCTAAAGACAATGATGTTAAACTTTGGACCACAGCACCCAGCTGCACATGGGGTGCTACGTCTTGTTTTAGAGATGGATGGCGAGGTGATCGAAAGAGCAGATCCCCACATTGGGCTTTTGCATCGCGGCACTGAGAAGTTAATAGAACATAAAACGTATCTTCAAGCTCTGCCTTATTTTGACCGCCTTGATTATGTGTCACCAATGTCACAAGAGCATGCGTATTCGTTATGCGTTGAAAAATTGTTGCAATGTGAAATTCCAATCAGAGCAAAATATTTGCGTGTTTTATTTTGTGAACTGACAAGGATACTAAATCACTTACTGAATGTCTCTTCTCAAGCACTTGATGTTGGAGCAATGACTCCTCTTTTATGGCTCTTTGAAGAAAGAGAAAAAATACTGGAGTTCTATGAAAGAGCCTCAGGTGCAAGATTTCACGCAGCTTACATAAGACCAGGTGGAGTTGCAGCAGATATTCCAGAAGGTTTGATTGAGGATATTGCAAAGTTTATAGAACAATTTCCAAAGTATATAGATGATGTTGATGAACTTTTAACAGAAAATAGGATATGGAAGCAACGCACTGTAGGAATCAGTGAAATATCAATAAAACAGGCGCTTGATTGGGGCTTTAGTGGACCAATGTTGCGTGCTGCTGGTCTCGCTTGGGATTTGCGAAAAAGCCAATCATATGAGATATATGATTGGCTAGATTTTGATATACCAATTGGCCAAAATGGTGACTGTTATGATCGTTATTTAGTTAGAATGGCGGAGATTAGGCAATCTATAAGCTTGGTGAAGCAATGTATAGAGAAGATGCCTGAAGGGCCAATAAAAACTGAAGATAGAAAGATCTCTCCACCGCCAAGAGCAGAAATGAAAACATCCATGGAGGCTATGATCCATCATTTTAAACTTTATTCAGAAGGATATCATGTACCAGCAGGTGAAGCTTACACAGCTGTTGAGGCACCAAAAGGCGAGTTTGGAGTATATATAGTTTCAGATGGTACCAATAGGCCTTACAGGTGCCGAATAAGAGCACCTGGCTTTGCACATTTACAGGCCTTAGACTTCATGGCAAAAGGACATATGCTTGCCGACGTTGCAGCAATTATCGGTTCACTCGATATAGTCTTTGGTGAGATTGACAGGTAA
- a CDS encoding cytochrome b produces the protein MKDNKYSLGLRIIHWLMSALIIGMLCSGLYMKSLPISSEIKFSIYAIHKACGITALGLIIVRVFFRVFTYVPPLPANFSRFVINASKTIHFGLYALMVLMPLSGYVMSSASSKEIKYFFHIPLLINENKELASAANQLHSMLAYFMVVFITLHILGALKHTFIDKQNIFKRII, from the coding sequence ATGAAAGACAATAAATACAGTTTAGGTTTAAGGATTATTCATTGGTTAATGTCTGCTCTTATTATTGGCATGCTTTGTTCTGGCTTGTACATGAAAAGTTTGCCGATTAGTAGTGAAATTAAATTCAGCATATACGCTATTCATAAGGCTTGCGGTATCACTGCTCTTGGATTAATTATAGTACGCGTATTTTTTCGCGTCTTTACTTATGTTCCGCCATTACCAGCCAATTTTTCTCGATTTGTAATCAATGCGAGCAAAACGATACACTTTGGTTTATATGCTTTGATGGTGCTAATGCCACTATCTGGTTATGTCATGTCTTCTGCTTCTAGCAAAGAGATCAAATATTTTTTTCATATCCCTTTGTTAATCAATGAAAACAAAGAGCTAGCTAGTGCAGCTAATCAGCTACATTCGATGCTTGCATATTTTATGGTAGTCTTTATAACTTTGCATATACTTGGTGCTTTAAAACACACATTTATAGATAAACAAAACATTTTTAAACGTATAATATAG
- a CDS encoding nitronate monooxygenase — translation MLNSLWKKGTDFLSSEFAIMGGAMSWVSERNLVSAISNAGGFGVIACGAMFPDLLKKEIIETQKLTHKPFGVNLITMHPKLSELINVCIETKVSHIVLAGGLPTKPNIEKIKSAGIEVMCFAPALSLAKRLVKMGVDALIIEGMEAGGHIGPVSTSVLAQEILPYFKNEKTPVFVAGGIGRGEMIMNYLKMGASGCQIGTLFVCTNESIAHKNFKEVFIKSAARNAVSSIQISADFPVIPVRAIANKASDDFMKHQRDIIDKYQNGQTSKEEGQLEIEKFWAGALRRAVIDGDVETGSLMAGQSVGMVDREKSVKEVIGMLVQQADNYTKSKFVEVENSESK, via the coding sequence ATGTTAAATAGCCTCTGGAAAAAAGGAACAGATTTTCTTAGTAGTGAATTTGCCATAATGGGTGGTGCTATGAGCTGGGTTTCGGAGAGAAATTTGGTTTCAGCAATCTCAAATGCCGGTGGATTCGGCGTAATTGCATGCGGTGCAATGTTTCCAGACTTACTGAAAAAAGAAATCATAGAGACGCAAAAATTAACTCATAAGCCATTTGGTGTAAATCTAATTACTATGCACCCAAAGTTAAGTGAGTTGATAAATGTGTGCATTGAAACGAAAGTGAGCCATATAGTGCTTGCCGGTGGACTACCAACGAAGCCTAATATAGAAAAAATCAAGAGTGCGGGCATTGAAGTTATGTGTTTTGCACCAGCATTAAGCCTCGCGAAAAGGTTAGTAAAAATGGGAGTAGATGCGTTAATAATAGAGGGAATGGAAGCAGGTGGTCACATAGGTCCAGTCAGCACTTCTGTTCTTGCACAAGAGATACTGCCTTATTTTAAAAATGAGAAAACACCGGTGTTTGTTGCAGGTGGAATAGGAAGAGGCGAAATGATAATGAACTACCTAAAGATGGGAGCAAGTGGCTGTCAAATAGGCACATTATTTGTCTGCACTAATGAGTCAATCGCTCACAAAAATTTTAAAGAAGTATTCATCAAATCAGCTGCGCGTAATGCAGTATCTTCTATACAGATCAGTGCTGATTTCCCTGTAATTCCAGTAAGAGCTATAGCTAACAAAGCAAGTGACGATTTTATGAAGCATCAAAGAGACATTATCGATAAATATCAAAATGGACAGACCTCAAAAGAAGAAGGGCAACTTGAAATAGAAAAGTTCTGGGCTGGTGCTTTAAGAAGAGCAGTAATTGATGGAGATGTTGAAACAGGATCTTTAATGGCCGGTCAAAGTGTTGGTATGGTTGATAGGGAAAAATCTGTAAAAGAAGTGATAGGTATGTTAGTTCAACAAGCAGACAATTATACCAAAAGCAAATTTGTAGAAGTAGAAAATTCGGAAAGCAAGTAG
- a CDS encoding DUF350 domain-containing protein: protein MLGTLKKHKSSEVIINRQLHNTIYKKVTKKEHKHPSPQSEKDRTLKECIELFNKGADPNVLIELEKSLREQKEYYKYYIDNFLPALKTKVIESEKLTKPSVLSNEGKSSQRSPTIKGKILRIIAKITIESSDKDLSISTIQNQKNHQTDRRVNDMRLFKNKSFSNEVACAESSGSSALERGSLAKGVSGKGTPGTYNTLRNSGCYGASTVPTSEQSQARKEIAQSQLNGSFSQSCEDLKNKDPSTTADAVEVLSVANTSKLSSSNDSDSEINSPGLVSSSRRSSLTSVTSNSSEESVSTTLSSTEESNGLQPKDEGETKLAHLTKTRPKGPSGRRPSSKYREKSEVKQPNNRNLHVAFVAGCALSTIGCIVAGAMTSGLVGAAVLFATAAVFAIAAAVELYSNVLSSKLTSISVSPLIDNKELMA, encoded by the coding sequence ATGCTAGGTACTTTAAAAAAGCATAAGAGTAGTGAAGTAATTATTAATCGACAATTGCACAACACTATATACAAAAAGGTAACAAAAAAAGAGCACAAACATCCAAGCCCACAATCTGAAAAAGACAGAACTCTGAAAGAATGCATAGAGTTGTTCAACAAAGGAGCTGATCCTAACGTATTAATTGAATTAGAAAAGTCACTGAGAGAACAAAAAGAATATTATAAATATTATATTGACAACTTCCTTCCAGCATTGAAAACAAAAGTGATAGAGTCAGAGAAATTAACAAAACCTTCAGTACTTAGCAATGAAGGAAAATCATCACAAAGATCACCAACAATAAAAGGGAAAATATTAAGAATAATTGCAAAAATTACTATCGAGAGCAGCGATAAGGATCTTTCTATTAGTACTATTCAAAATCAAAAAAATCATCAAACAGATAGACGAGTTAATGACATGAGATTATTTAAGAATAAAAGTTTTTCTAATGAAGTTGCATGTGCTGAAAGTTCGGGTAGTAGTGCTTTGGAAAGGGGTTCTTTAGCTAAGGGTGTAAGTGGAAAAGGAACCCCTGGAACGTACAATACATTGAGAAATTCAGGTTGTTATGGTGCTTCAACAGTTCCTACATCAGAACAATCACAAGCAAGAAAGGAGATTGCACAATCACAATTGAATGGCTCCTTTAGCCAATCTTGTGAGGATTTAAAAAATAAAGACCCTAGTACAACTGCAGATGCTGTAGAAGTGCTAAGCGTTGCAAATACTTCTAAACTCAGTAGTAGCAATGACTCAGATAGTGAAATAAATTCACCTGGCTTGGTATCAAGTAGCAGGAGGAGCAGCTTAACTTCAGTAACAAGCAATTCATCTGAGGAAAGTGTAAGCACAACATTAAGCTCTACTGAAGAAAGTAACGGTTTGCAACCAAAGGATGAGGGAGAGACAAAATTAGCACACCTAACCAAAACAAGGCCCAAAGGGCCAAGCGGAAGAAGACCCTCTTCTAAATATCGTGAGAAGAGTGAAGTTAAACAACCCAATAACAGAAATCTTCACGTTGCATTTGTAGCAGGTTGTGCTCTCTCCACAATAGGGTGCATTGTTGCAGGAGCAATGACATCAGGACTAGTAGGAGCAGCAGTACTATTTGCTACGGCTGCAGTGTTTGCTATAGCAGCAGCAGTTGAATTGTATTCAAATGTTCTGTCAAGTAAATTGACATCCATTAGTGTGAGTCCTCTTATTGACAATAAAGAGCTTATGGCATAG